From a single Athene noctua chromosome 2, bAthNoc1.hap1.1, whole genome shotgun sequence genomic region:
- the DSCC1 gene encoding sister chromatid cohesion protein DCC1 isoform X2, giving the protein MRSRAEVDATLQTAKLNPAELLPAVHCLSFGPQAGTGECCLIQLEPGLCAELEAGRSLVIRGEKDEQAVLCSKDKTYDMKIADTSNMLLFIPGCKTPEQLNADQASCNIIHSQIAGFSNSYWELRRCRPKLKKLRKLLMEDPYEGPDSQNDQTLTFSKYTTEDLLSLIQASEEEIMHQLQVIDACKIGGYWRILEFDYEMKLLNHVAQLIDSESWSLSKVPLRTCLEELGCLEPTDMIEHILLSYGRKYIDDGDVYFEMHEDKICRAIAQMLLQNAVKFNLSEFQEVWQQSVPEGMTTRLDQLKGLALVDRTSRPETIFLLKVEDLPEDNQERFNSLFSIREKWTEEDITPYIQDLCAEKQTVGVLLTKYARSSMQNGVKVYNSRRPIS; this is encoded by the exons ATGCGGAGCCGCGCGGAGGTGGACGCGACATTGCAGACGGCTAAACTGAACCCCGCGGAGCTGCTACCGGCGGTGCACTGCCTCAGCTTCGGTCCGCAGGCCGGTACCGGCGAGTGCTGCCTCATACAGCTGGAGCCGGGCCTCTGCGCCGAGCTGGAGGCGGGACGCAG cctagTAATCCGTGGTGAAAAGGATGAACAAGCAGTGTTGTGCAGCAAAGATAAAACTTACGACATGAAAATAGCAGATACCTCAAATATGCTGCTGTTTATTCCTGGTTGCAAAACTCCAGAACAGCTGAATGCCGATCAAGCATCTTGTAATATCATTCATTCACAG ATTGCTGGTTTCTCCAATAGCTACTGGGAATTAAGGAGATGTCGACCAAAACTAAAGAAACTGAGGAAACTTTTAATGGAAGATCCATATGAAGGGCCAGATAGTCAGAACGATCAGACTTTAACATTTTCAAAG TATACAACGGAAGATCTGTTAAGTCTGATTCAAGCAAGTGAAGAAGAAATAATGCACCAATTGCAGGTTATAGATGCCTGCAAAATTGGAG GATATTGGAGAATCCTAGAATTCGACTATGAGATGAAACTGTTGAATCACGTGGCTCAACTAATAGACTCAGAGTCCTGGTCTTTAAGTAAGGTTCCTTTACGTACCTGCCTTGAGGAACTTGGATGTCTAGAGCCCAC agacATGATAGAACATATTCTTTTAAGCTATGGAAGGAAATACATTGATGATG GGGACGTTTACTTTGAAATGCATGAAGATAAAATATGCAGAGCTATAGCACAAATGCTTTTGCAAAATGCAGTTAAATTCAATCTGTCAGAATTTCAAGAAGTCTGGCAACAAAGTGTCCCTGAAGGGATGACAACAAGACTTGATCAGCTTAAG GGCTTGGCACTTGTGGATAGAACCTCAAGACCAGAGACCATCTTTCTGCTAAAAGTGGAAGACTTACCTGAGGACAATCAGGAAAGATTCAACAGCTTATTCAGCATACGAGAAAAGTGGACAGAAGAGGATATTACCCCCTATATACA AGACTTATGTGCAGAGAAGCAGACAGTTGGTGTTCTTCTGACAAAATATGCTCGCTCCTCAATGCAGAATGGTGTTAAGGTTTATAATTCTAGAAGACCCATCTCCTAA
- the DSCC1 gene encoding sister chromatid cohesion protein DCC1 isoform X1 — translation MRSRAEVDATLQTAKLNPAELLPAVHCLSFGPQAGTGECCLIQLEPGLCAELEAGRSLVIRGEKDEQAVLCSKDKTYDMKIADTSNMLLFIPGCKTPEQLNADQASCNIIHSQIAGFSNSYWELRRCRPKLKKLRKLLMEDPYEGPDSQNDQTLTFSKYTTEDLLSLIQASEEEIMHQLQVIDACKIGGYWRILEFDYEMKLLNHVAQLIDSESWSLSKVPLRTCLEELGCLEPTDMIEHILLSYGRKYIDDAGDVYFEMHEDKICRAIAQMLLQNAVKFNLSEFQEVWQQSVPEGMTTRLDQLKGLALVDRTSRPETIFLLKVEDLPEDNQERFNSLFSIREKWTEEDITPYIQDLCAEKQTVGVLLTKYARSSMQNGVKVYNSRRPIS, via the exons ATGCGGAGCCGCGCGGAGGTGGACGCGACATTGCAGACGGCTAAACTGAACCCCGCGGAGCTGCTACCGGCGGTGCACTGCCTCAGCTTCGGTCCGCAGGCCGGTACCGGCGAGTGCTGCCTCATACAGCTGGAGCCGGGCCTCTGCGCCGAGCTGGAGGCGGGACGCAG cctagTAATCCGTGGTGAAAAGGATGAACAAGCAGTGTTGTGCAGCAAAGATAAAACTTACGACATGAAAATAGCAGATACCTCAAATATGCTGCTGTTTATTCCTGGTTGCAAAACTCCAGAACAGCTGAATGCCGATCAAGCATCTTGTAATATCATTCATTCACAG ATTGCTGGTTTCTCCAATAGCTACTGGGAATTAAGGAGATGTCGACCAAAACTAAAGAAACTGAGGAAACTTTTAATGGAAGATCCATATGAAGGGCCAGATAGTCAGAACGATCAGACTTTAACATTTTCAAAG TATACAACGGAAGATCTGTTAAGTCTGATTCAAGCAAGTGAAGAAGAAATAATGCACCAATTGCAGGTTATAGATGCCTGCAAAATTGGAG GATATTGGAGAATCCTAGAATTCGACTATGAGATGAAACTGTTGAATCACGTGGCTCAACTAATAGACTCAGAGTCCTGGTCTTTAAGTAAGGTTCCTTTACGTACCTGCCTTGAGGAACTTGGATGTCTAGAGCCCAC agacATGATAGAACATATTCTTTTAAGCTATGGAAGGAAATACATTGATGATG CAGGGGACGTTTACTTTGAAATGCATGAAGATAAAATATGCAGAGCTATAGCACAAATGCTTTTGCAAAATGCAGTTAAATTCAATCTGTCAGAATTTCAAGAAGTCTGGCAACAAAGTGTCCCTGAAGGGATGACAACAAGACTTGATCAGCTTAAG GGCTTGGCACTTGTGGATAGAACCTCAAGACCAGAGACCATCTTTCTGCTAAAAGTGGAAGACTTACCTGAGGACAATCAGGAAAGATTCAACAGCTTATTCAGCATACGAGAAAAGTGGACAGAAGAGGATATTACCCCCTATATACA AGACTTATGTGCAGAGAAGCAGACAGTTGGTGTTCTTCTGACAAAATATGCTCGCTCCTCAATGCAGAATGGTGTTAAGGTTTATAATTCTAGAAGACCCATCTCCTAA